One stretch of Chlamydia abortus DNA includes these proteins:
- the lpxB gene encoding lipid-A-disaccharide synthase, which translates to MFPLYLVRLLYPIGLIANLFFGFAFTLQWFLSERHKRACVPKAFWIFSSIGAILMIAHGFIQSQFPIALLHGANLVIYFRNLNISSSRKLSLKTTLIILAVTLLLTALPFALEAYYHPNMQWMASPNIFHLPLPPPNMYWHMIGCLGLFTFSCRFFIQWCHLEMNNQSTLPVLFWQVGFVGGFLAFLYFIRTGDPVNILSYGCGLFPSIANLRIIYKKSRLSEFHNPSYFISAGEASGDTLGSDLLRHIKALHPDKRCFGVGGPLMRQEGLEPLIHMEEFQVSGFLEILTSIFTLIKKYRKLYKAILKENPEIVFCIDFPDFHFFLIKKLRKCGYTGKIVHYVCPSIWAWRPKRKKILEKYLDTLLLILPFENELFINSPLKTIYLGHPLVKTISNFQHCPSWKQALAISDQPIVALFPGSRPGDILRNLQVHIRAFLASSLAESHQLLVSSYNLKHDQTILDLLEKEGCCGKTVPAMYRYHLMRDCDCALAKCGTIALEAALNQTPTIVTCLLRPFDIFLAKYIFKIFMSAYSLPNIITKSIIFPEFIGGKSDFTPEEVAAAIDILANPKSREKQKRACQTLLETMETNVVTVQECLQTIHSLKSRFHTENDCLGNYVQKNVRPSF; encoded by the coding sequence ATGTTTCCTCTTTATCTGGTTCGTCTACTGTATCCTATAGGACTAATAGCTAATCTATTTTTTGGCTTTGCGTTTACTCTCCAGTGGTTTCTAAGTGAAAGACACAAAAGAGCTTGTGTCCCTAAGGCTTTTTGGATCTTTTCATCCATAGGGGCGATTTTGATGATTGCTCACGGCTTTATTCAAAGTCAATTTCCTATAGCACTTCTCCACGGGGCAAATTTGGTTATCTATTTTAGGAACCTAAATATCTCTTCTTCCCGTAAGCTCTCTTTAAAAACAACTTTGATCATTCTTGCTGTAACACTGCTTCTCACTGCATTACCTTTTGCCTTAGAAGCTTACTATCATCCTAACATGCAGTGGATGGCTTCTCCTAATATCTTTCACCTTCCTCTACCCCCACCGAATATGTATTGGCATATGATTGGTTGTTTAGGATTGTTCACTTTTTCGTGTAGATTCTTTATTCAATGGTGCCACTTAGAAATGAATAATCAATCGACATTACCGGTGCTATTCTGGCAGGTAGGTTTTGTGGGAGGTTTCCTGGCCTTTCTTTATTTTATACGCACAGGAGATCCTGTAAATATTCTGAGTTATGGTTGTGGATTGTTTCCCTCCATAGCTAATTTACGCATTATATATAAGAAATCACGTCTTTCGGAATTTCACAACCCCAGCTACTTCATATCTGCTGGAGAAGCTAGTGGCGACACTTTAGGCAGCGACCTTCTTCGCCATATCAAAGCTCTTCATCCCGATAAGCGTTGTTTTGGTGTTGGAGGACCTTTAATGCGCCAAGAAGGTCTTGAACCTCTAATCCACATGGAAGAGTTTCAAGTGTCAGGATTCTTAGAAATCCTCACCTCTATCTTTACTCTGATTAAGAAATACCGAAAGTTATACAAAGCTATTCTTAAAGAAAATCCTGAGATAGTCTTCTGCATAGATTTCCCAGACTTTCATTTTTTCCTTATTAAAAAGCTAAGAAAATGCGGTTATACAGGAAAAATCGTTCACTATGTCTGTCCGAGTATTTGGGCATGGCGACCTAAAAGAAAAAAGATCCTAGAAAAGTATTTAGATACCCTTTTGCTCATACTTCCTTTTGAAAATGAGCTTTTCATAAACTCCCCTTTAAAAACGATCTATCTAGGACATCCTTTAGTAAAGACGATATCGAATTTCCAACATTGCCCATCCTGGAAACAAGCTCTCGCTATTTCTGATCAACCTATTGTTGCCCTGTTTCCGGGTAGCCGACCTGGGGATATTCTCAGAAATTTACAAGTACACATTCGTGCATTTCTTGCCTCATCATTAGCAGAATCACATCAGCTTCTGGTATCTTCTTACAACCTGAAACACGATCAGACCATCCTCGACCTCTTAGAAAAAGAAGGTTGTTGTGGTAAAACTGTCCCGGCGATGTACCGTTATCACCTTATGCGAGATTGCGATTGTGCCTTAGCAAAATGTGGAACTATTGCTCTGGAAGCCGCTTTAAATCAAACACCCACAATTGTCACCTGTCTTCTTCGACCTTTTGATATCTTTTTAGCCAAGTATATCTTTAAGATCTTTATGTCTGCATATTCCCTCCCAAATATCATTACCAAATCGATTATCTTCCCAGAATTTATAGGAGGTAAATCTGACTTTACTCCTGAAGAAGTAGCAGCAGCTATAGATATCCTTGCTAATCCTAAATCTAGAGAAAAACAAAAACGTGCGTGTCAGACACTTCTTGAAACAATGGAAACAAATGTGGTGACGGTTCAAGAATGTTTACAAACTATACACTCATTAAAAAGTCGTTTTCATACAGAAAATGATTGCTTAGGGAACTACGTCCAGAAGAATGTTAGGCCGAGTTTTTAA
- a CDS encoding IncA family protein, translating to MKLSHRLELADTQLLGSSRYHVNKPHVVLITSIIAGILGLVVIAAGIALLVISPAQSSAIFNGILISVVVGVALMLCIGGRLSCMILQLAHLHSSEVSGSESIMQKLQTYPQDEENRVSEEDDLPPSQQNEEMEDVLHMQTLLKSKQDELDSLTHRYAAMAQERSDLENMVTRLREELVELRHVLEENQATSHRVIEKLQASNELLNQESIIARQSEHAEKLVSSNLRFCFLQQQSEIQEQSALIFLKDQRISELTDKVDELKEKISNLQLLLTDNVEHRGQNQGSIRQLSHKLITLKSKLKDLVSLITDSIKKGEITTSISNSLTAFASALDIYASSIQEFIDSNILPCSENRKE from the coding sequence ATGAAACTTTCTCATCGCTTAGAACTTGCTGATACGCAGCTACTAGGTTCTAGTCGTTATCATGTTAATAAACCGCACGTTGTTCTTATCACTTCTATAATCGCAGGTATTTTAGGTTTAGTTGTTATTGCAGCTGGAATAGCGTTACTTGTGATATCCCCTGCTCAATCTTCTGCAATCTTTAACGGGATTCTTATTAGTGTAGTTGTTGGAGTTGCATTGATGCTCTGCATAGGAGGAAGGCTCTCCTGTATGATTTTGCAGTTAGCTCATCTTCATAGTTCAGAGGTTTCAGGATCTGAAAGTATCATGCAGAAATTGCAAACGTATCCACAGGATGAAGAGAACCGTGTATCAGAAGAAGACGATCTTCCTCCAAGTCAACAGAATGAGGAGATGGAAGATGTTTTGCACATGCAGACTCTCTTAAAGAGCAAACAAGATGAACTAGACAGCCTCACCCATAGGTATGCTGCGATGGCTCAAGAACGCTCTGATTTAGAGAACATGGTGACTCGTTTACGTGAAGAATTAGTGGAGTTGAGGCATGTCCTAGAGGAAAATCAAGCTACTTCTCATAGGGTTATAGAGAAACTCCAGGCTAGTAATGAGTTGCTTAATCAAGAGTCTATAATTGCTCGTCAGTCCGAACATGCGGAAAAACTTGTATCTAGTAATCTGAGGTTTTGTTTCCTTCAGCAGCAATCCGAAATCCAAGAACAATCCGCATTAATTTTTCTAAAAGATCAGAGAATCTCAGAATTAACGGACAAAGTTGATGAATTAAAGGAAAAAATTTCTAACCTACAGCTCCTTCTTACAGATAACGTAGAGCACAGAGGACAAAACCAAGGAAGCATTCGGCAGTTAAGTCACAAACTGATCACATTGAAAAGTAAGTTAAAAGATCTCGTGTCATTGATTACTGATAGTATAAAAAAAGGGGAAATCACAACGTCTATAAGCAATAGCCTAACGGCATTTGCTAGTGCATTAGATATCTATGCTTCTAGTATCCAAGAATTTATCGATAGTAATATACTACCTTGCTCTGAGAATAGAAAAGAGTAA
- the pcnB gene encoding polynucleotide adenylyltransferase PcnB yields MVCDNKTLLRRGLELFRKISKSAPTPIIYSAADHNIKLKNFSPHALSVVKTLRKAGHKAYIVGGCIRDLLLNTTPKDFDISTSAKPEEIKAVFKNCILVGKRFRLAHIRFSNQIIEVSTFRSGSADEDCLITKDNLWGTAEEDVLRRDFTINGLFYDPTEETIIDYTGGVSDLENRYLRTIGDPFVRFKQDPVRMLRLLKILARAHFTVDPKTLEALQECRYELIKSSQARVFEELIKMLGSGVSSQFFKLTAKYQILEILFPYMDKAFRLNKTLEEQTFACLDVLDRHIVNKKHNYDRHQLMAIFLFPIVNFNVRYKHRQYPSLSLTSVFDYIKNFLGKFFADSFTSCSKKNFILTALILQMQYRLTPLVPTKKIHFFNRKFLNHVRFSEALSLLEIRSLVYPKLDKILAAWIKHYQALQFKKELPS; encoded by the coding sequence ATGGTCTGTGACAACAAAACTCTCTTGCGTAGAGGCTTAGAATTGTTTAGAAAAATTTCTAAATCTGCACCCACTCCAATTATCTACTCAGCTGCCGACCACAACATCAAACTTAAAAATTTTTCTCCACACGCACTTTCCGTAGTAAAGACCTTACGGAAAGCTGGACATAAAGCGTATATTGTTGGCGGATGTATCCGCGATTTGCTACTCAACACAACTCCCAAAGATTTTGACATTTCTACATCAGCTAAACCTGAGGAAATCAAAGCTGTTTTTAAGAATTGTATACTTGTTGGGAAACGCTTCCGCTTAGCGCATATTCGCTTCTCAAATCAAATCATTGAAGTCTCTACCTTCCGTTCGGGAAGTGCTGATGAGGATTGTCTCATTACCAAAGATAACCTTTGGGGGACTGCTGAGGAAGATGTTTTAAGGAGGGATTTTACCATCAATGGTTTATTCTATGATCCTACAGAAGAAACGATCATAGATTATACTGGAGGTGTGAGCGATTTAGAGAACCGCTACTTAAGGACTATTGGCGATCCTTTTGTTCGTTTTAAACAAGATCCCGTAAGAATGTTGCGTTTATTAAAAATACTCGCGAGAGCGCATTTCACTGTGGATCCTAAAACATTAGAAGCTCTTCAAGAGTGCCGTTATGAGTTAATTAAGAGTTCCCAAGCGCGTGTCTTTGAAGAACTCATAAAAATGCTAGGTTCGGGAGTTTCCTCGCAGTTTTTTAAATTAACGGCAAAATATCAGATTTTAGAAATTCTTTTCCCTTATATGGACAAAGCGTTTCGTCTCAATAAGACTCTAGAAGAACAAACCTTTGCCTGTTTGGATGTCTTAGATAGGCACATAGTCAACAAAAAACATAACTATGACCGCCATCAGCTCATGGCGATATTTTTATTTCCTATTGTAAACTTTAATGTACGTTATAAGCACCGCCAGTACCCGAGCCTTTCACTCACATCTGTCTTTGACTACATTAAAAATTTTTTAGGAAAGTTTTTTGCAGATTCATTTACCAGTTGTTCTAAAAAAAATTTTATTTTAACAGCTTTGATTTTGCAGATGCAATATCGGCTAACCCCATTAGTGCCAACGAAAAAAATCCACTTCTTTAACCGGAAGTTTTTAAACCACGTACGTTTTTCTGAAGCTCTTTCCCTATTAGAAATACGTAGCTTAGTTTATCCTAAGCTAGATAAAATACTTGCTGCTTGGATAAAGCATTACCAAGCATTACAATTTAAAAAGGAACTTCCTTCTTGA
- the glmS gene encoding glutamine--fructose-6-phosphate transaminase (isomerizing) translates to MCGIFGYLGSKLAIPVVLDGLAKLEYRGYDSAGLASIHLGDLFVRKTIGRVDELRHSLEQENIQSLLAIGHTRWATHGVPTVSNAHPHVDENRTCAVVHNGIIENFKELKSFLLSEGVSFSSDTDSEVIAQLFAYRYQTTADLIHSFSWTLSQLQGSFSCGLIHKDHPDVLLCAAQESPLILGLGEGENFIASDSRAFLKHTQSIQALASGELAIVGLGHEVETYNFALKRISKPVRQVTYTDAGSDKQGYSYYMLKEIYEQPEVLERLVHKYLDPQGHISEKFLQGFPLEDFDEISIVACGSSYHAGFLAKYIIESLVSIPVHVEVASEFRYRRAYIGQKTLAILISQSGETADTLAALKEFRRRQVSCVLGICNVEESALATGVDHCLFLEAGIEIGVASTKAFTAQLLLLILLGLKLTISKHTLSLTEHCACGKGLLELPELCNRLLANENLHSWAHTYCNEDRFIFLGRRLMYPICMEAALKLKEIAYVEANCYPAGEMKHGPIALISKGSPVITFCGDSTVYEKMVGCIMEVKARQAHVIAVASEAQEDIAAVSDFQIYVPNSHSLASPILYTIVGQIMAYTMALKKGNEIDCPRNLAKSVTVE, encoded by the coding sequence ATGTGCGGAATATTCGGATATCTGGGTTCTAAATTGGCTATTCCTGTGGTTTTAGACGGTTTGGCTAAGCTAGAGTACCGTGGATATGATTCCGCAGGATTGGCGTCTATTCATCTTGGAGACCTATTTGTGAGAAAGACAATAGGACGTGTTGATGAGCTTAGACATTCTTTAGAACAAGAAAATATCCAATCTTTATTAGCTATAGGCCATACGCGCTGGGCAACGCACGGCGTGCCTACAGTAAGTAATGCTCATCCTCACGTAGATGAGAATCGTACTTGTGCTGTCGTTCACAACGGGATTATTGAAAATTTTAAAGAATTAAAATCCTTCCTTCTTTCTGAGGGTGTTTCTTTTTCTTCAGATACAGATTCTGAGGTCATCGCCCAGCTTTTTGCATACCGTTATCAAACTACAGCAGATTTAATCCATAGCTTCTCCTGGACCTTATCTCAACTTCAGGGAAGTTTTTCGTGTGGCCTTATCCATAAAGATCATCCTGATGTTTTGCTTTGTGCAGCTCAAGAGAGTCCATTAATTCTTGGGCTAGGAGAGGGAGAAAATTTTATAGCTTCGGATAGCCGGGCATTCTTGAAACACACGCAGAGTATTCAAGCTTTAGCTTCTGGAGAATTAGCAATTGTAGGTCTGGGTCATGAAGTCGAGACATATAATTTCGCATTAAAGCGTATTTCTAAACCAGTTCGTCAGGTCACTTATACCGATGCAGGCTCGGATAAGCAAGGCTATAGCTATTATATGCTTAAGGAAATCTATGAGCAGCCTGAAGTATTGGAACGTCTTGTTCATAAATATTTAGATCCTCAAGGACATATCAGTGAGAAATTCTTACAGGGTTTCCCTTTAGAAGACTTTGATGAGATTTCTATAGTTGCTTGCGGTTCTTCTTATCATGCAGGATTTTTAGCGAAGTACATTATAGAATCTTTAGTCTCGATTCCTGTTCATGTTGAAGTGGCTTCAGAATTTCGGTATCGCAGAGCCTATATTGGACAAAAGACATTAGCGATTTTAATTAGTCAATCTGGAGAAACGGCGGATACTTTAGCCGCTTTAAAAGAGTTTCGTCGTAGACAAGTGTCTTGTGTCCTAGGGATTTGTAATGTCGAAGAGTCCGCGTTAGCTACAGGTGTAGATCATTGCTTATTTCTAGAAGCAGGTATTGAAATAGGTGTAGCTTCTACAAAAGCTTTTACTGCCCAATTACTTTTACTTATCTTATTAGGATTAAAATTAACAATTTCGAAACATACGCTAAGTTTAACAGAGCATTGTGCTTGTGGGAAAGGGTTGCTGGAACTTCCAGAGTTATGCAATCGCTTACTAGCAAATGAAAATTTACATTCATGGGCGCATACGTATTGCAATGAGGACAGGTTCATATTTTTAGGACGTCGCCTCATGTATCCTATTTGTATGGAAGCAGCCTTGAAGTTGAAAGAAATTGCATATGTTGAAGCAAACTGTTATCCTGCAGGTGAAATGAAGCATGGACCTATTGCTTTAATTAGCAAGGGATCTCCGGTGATTACCTTCTGTGGTGACTCTACTGTCTATGAAAAGATGGTTGGATGTATTATGGAAGTGAAGGCTCGGCAAGCACATGTGATAGCTGTGGCTTCAGAAGCACAAGAAGACATTGCTGCTGTTTCAGATTTTCAAATATATGTTCCTAATAGTCATTCTTTAGCATCTCCTATTCTTTATACGATTGTGGGACAAATTATGGCCTATACTATGGCTTTGAAAAAAGGCAATGAGATAGATTGCCCTAGGAATTTGGCAAAATCTGTAACCGTTGAATGA
- a CDS encoding Bax inhibitor-1/YccA family protein, with product MGLYDRDYVQESRLPGTFTSRVYGWMTVGLAVTTFISLGLYFSGMYRSLFSFWWVWCIATLGVSFYIKARIHKLSVPAVMGLFLAYSAFEGLFFGTLVPVYAAQYGGGVVWAAFGSAGLIFGLSAAYGAFTKTDLTQMHSILMFALIGLLLVSVIFALVSIFVYMPIFYLLICYLGLAIFVGLTVVDAQAIRRAAQNVGNDDDLSYKVSLIMALKMYCNVIMIFWYLLQIFSSSGKRN from the coding sequence ATGGGACTATACGATCGTGATTATGTACAAGAATCTCGTTTGCCAGGGACGTTTACATCCAGAGTGTATGGTTGGATGACCGTCGGTCTTGCTGTGACGACTTTTATATCATTAGGATTATACTTTTCTGGAATGTATAGAAGTTTATTTTCGTTCTGGTGGGTTTGGTGCATCGCTACCCTTGGCGTGTCGTTCTATATCAAAGCTAGGATTCATAAGCTTTCTGTCCCTGCAGTTATGGGACTTTTCTTAGCATACTCTGCTTTTGAAGGATTGTTTTTTGGAACTTTAGTTCCTGTATACGCCGCACAGTATGGCGGGGGGGTTGTTTGGGCTGCTTTTGGATCCGCCGGTTTGATTTTCGGTTTGTCGGCAGCTTATGGAGCTTTTACTAAAACTGATCTCACTCAGATGCACAGCATTTTGATGTTTGCTCTGATCGGTTTGTTGTTGGTTTCTGTGATATTCGCGTTGGTTTCTATATTTGTTTATATGCCAATATTCTACCTATTAATTTGCTATTTAGGATTAGCCATTTTTGTAGGATTAACTGTCGTGGACGCGCAAGCCATCCGTAGAGCAGCTCAAAATGTAGGCAATGATGATGATTTAAGCTATAAGGTATCTTTAATCATGGCATTAAAAATGTATTGCAACGTGATTATGATATTTTGGTACCTTCTCCAAATTTTCTCCTCCTCAGGAAAAAGAAACTAA
- the glmM gene encoding phosphoglucosamine mutase: MTKEVKQLFGTDGVRGKANYEPMTVELSVLLGKAVAGVLQESKSGKHRVVVGKDTRLSGYMFENALVAGLTSMGIETLVLGPIPTPGVAFITRAYRADAGIMISASHNPYWDNGIKIFSSEGFKISDVIERRIEQMVALKEFGNFPDDCAVGKNKRVVDAMGRYIEFAKATFPRGRTLKGLKIVLDCAHGAAYKVAPSVFEELDAEVICYGCEPTGSNINDNCGALFPSVIQKAVIEHKADVGIALDGDGDRVIMVDEKGHIVDGDMILSICANDLKKKDLLRGNRVIATVMTNFGVLKYLESVGIEALISPVGDRHVLQNMLEYEVNLGGEQSGHMIFLDYNTTGDGIVSALQVLRIMIESESTLSDLTSLIVKSPQALINVAVKEKIPLDTLPLVQEALRDVRSSLGDSGRVLLRYSGTENICRVMVEGLKKHQVDSLAKTIADIVDSELGVGMVE, from the coding sequence ATGACTAAGGAAGTAAAGCAACTTTTTGGCACGGATGGGGTGCGGGGGAAAGCAAATTATGAACCTATGACCGTAGAGCTTTCTGTATTATTAGGAAAAGCTGTTGCAGGTGTTCTACAAGAAAGTAAATCCGGGAAACATCGTGTTGTCGTAGGTAAGGATACGCGTTTGTCGGGATATATGTTTGAGAATGCCCTTGTTGCCGGTTTGACTTCTATGGGGATAGAAACCTTAGTGTTGGGCCCCATTCCTACTCCAGGAGTGGCGTTTATTACCCGTGCTTATCGCGCAGATGCCGGAATTATGATTTCCGCATCGCATAATCCTTATTGGGATAATGGGATCAAGATTTTCTCATCTGAAGGATTTAAAATCAGTGATGTCATAGAACGGCGTATTGAGCAAATGGTAGCTCTTAAAGAGTTTGGAAATTTTCCCGATGATTGTGCTGTAGGGAAGAATAAACGTGTCGTTGATGCTATGGGGAGGTACATAGAGTTCGCTAAAGCAACTTTCCCAAGAGGAAGAACACTAAAGGGATTGAAAATAGTTTTAGATTGTGCTCACGGGGCAGCCTACAAAGTCGCTCCTTCTGTTTTTGAAGAACTTGATGCCGAAGTGATCTGTTATGGTTGTGAACCTACGGGGAGCAATATCAACGATAACTGTGGGGCTCTTTTCCCTTCAGTGATTCAAAAAGCTGTGATTGAGCATAAGGCAGATGTCGGTATTGCCTTAGACGGTGACGGTGATCGCGTTATCATGGTGGATGAGAAGGGACATATTGTTGACGGAGATATGATTTTAAGTATCTGCGCTAATGATTTGAAGAAAAAGGATCTTTTACGAGGTAATCGTGTTATTGCTACCGTCATGACCAATTTTGGCGTATTGAAATATCTTGAAAGTGTAGGAATAGAAGCACTCATTTCTCCCGTCGGCGATCGCCATGTCTTGCAGAATATGTTGGAGTATGAGGTCAACCTTGGTGGTGAGCAAAGTGGCCATATGATCTTTCTAGATTATAATACTACAGGAGATGGTATTGTTTCTGCTTTGCAGGTTTTGCGGATTATGATTGAAAGCGAATCTACATTATCCGATTTAACTTCCCTGATTGTAAAAAGCCCTCAAGCACTGATCAATGTTGCAGTGAAAGAAAAAATCCCTCTAGATACCTTGCCTTTAGTTCAAGAAGCACTTAGAGATGTTAGATCGTCCTTAGGCGATTCTGGTCGCGTTTTGTTAAGATATTCTGGAACTGAAAATATTTGTAGGGTTATGGTTGAGGGTTTAAAGAAGCATCAAGTGGACTCTCTCGCTAAGACTATAGCGGATATCGTGGATTCTGAGTTGGGAGTGGGCATGGTAGAGTAA
- a CDS encoding aromatic amino acid transport family protein: MSSKVLGGSLIISGTAIGAGVLAVPVLTAYAGFLPTTLLYVLSWLFSMGSGLCLLEVMTWLKDKQEVNMLSMAQYTLGDMGKIFMWLLYLFLFYSLLIAYFCEGGNILFRIFGCQGFEIPWIRHVVPLAFAIVICPTVMMGTKIIDYCNRFFVFGLVIAFAVFCILGVLALQPGLLLRSSWVRSLDGLSILFLSFGFQNVVPSLYYYMDRNVKDVKKAIVIGSLIPLILYVIWEGLVLGVIPLDFLMQAQENGFTAVEAMKSSLQCSMFYITGEFFGFFALVSSFLGIALGVMDFLVDALKWKKNTHRFSIFFLTFIVPLAWSMCYPEIVLKCLNYAGGIGAALIMGVFPVLMVWKGRYGKRRYQGKHLVSGGKFILLLMLLVIVINLASLYYKF; the protein is encoded by the coding sequence ATGTCTAGCAAAGTCTTAGGGGGTTCCCTGATTATTTCAGGGACAGCCATAGGTGCTGGTGTGTTAGCAGTTCCTGTATTAACAGCATATGCAGGATTTCTTCCTACAACTCTTCTTTATGTCCTTTCTTGGCTATTTTCTATGGGGTCTGGACTTTGTCTTCTTGAAGTTATGACTTGGTTGAAGGATAAACAAGAGGTCAACATGTTGTCTATGGCCCAATATACCCTGGGGGATATGGGGAAGATTTTCATGTGGCTTCTTTATCTATTCCTTTTTTACTCTCTCTTGATTGCCTACTTTTGTGAGGGAGGAAATATTTTATTTCGTATTTTTGGCTGTCAAGGATTCGAAATTCCCTGGATACGTCATGTAGTGCCTTTAGCATTTGCAATTGTGATTTGTCCTACTGTCATGATGGGAACAAAAATTATCGACTATTGTAATCGGTTTTTTGTTTTTGGATTAGTTATCGCTTTTGCCGTATTTTGCATTTTAGGTGTTTTAGCCTTGCAACCGGGGCTACTTTTACGTAGTTCATGGGTACGCTCCTTAGATGGGTTATCCATCCTTTTCCTTTCCTTTGGTTTCCAAAATGTGGTCCCTTCGTTGTACTACTACATGGACAGAAACGTTAAAGATGTTAAAAAAGCCATCGTTATCGGTAGTTTGATACCCCTAATCTTATACGTTATTTGGGAAGGGTTGGTTTTAGGAGTCATCCCTCTAGATTTCCTTATGCAAGCTCAAGAAAATGGATTCACAGCTGTAGAAGCTATGAAAAGTTCATTACAGTGTTCTATGTTTTATATTACAGGGGAATTCTTTGGTTTCTTTGCTTTGGTGTCTTCGTTTTTAGGCATAGCTTTAGGAGTTATGGATTTCCTAGTTGATGCTTTGAAATGGAAAAAAAATACACACCGTTTTTCTATTTTCTTTTTAACTTTTATTGTCCCTCTAGCATGGTCGATGTGCTATCCTGAGATTGTTCTCAAATGTCTCAATTATGCCGGAGGCATAGGTGCTGCTTTAATTATGGGAGTGTTTCCCGTACTTATGGTCTGGAAAGGCCGCTACGGGAAAAGACGTTATCAAGGAAAGCATTTAGTCTCAGGAGGGAAGTTTATTTTATTGTTAATGCTCTTGGTAATAGTAATTAATTTGGCTAGCCTTTATTATAAATTTTAA